In the genome of Treponema pedis, one region contains:
- a CDS encoding ABC transporter ATP-binding protein — protein MLINIILLRLVWRIKKEMFLLSILTFLFGIASICQAFMISKMINGIILKTTDVRYYAVFFFFTLVSQILLKYSINYFTVKTESNIKENLRGRAYDHLYSLGLQHLNEERTGKLNLIFLDRIEALAYYYSIYIPNLLNVFFVSIGCTVYIAYFNFSVAVIALLGILGVLFVPSLTYKYLWSTGVDVWKEYEQFSAEFLDNIQGMETLKNLKACEIRKQRMKDISKKIHKKTMNNMKITTVENFLFEMSANLGSIISIAYSAYLSLKGVLNIQDVVVILFLIRSCFSPVYALMNAWHLGYHGLTASAALQSFFEEKKSHWRTAFTAHQKECLKVKNLSFSYYEGQSILKNIELEVEAGKIHALIGKSGDGKSTLASVIAGLYPYTEGSVEFLGVGLSESTVDMWRDKIGAVWQHPYIFHGTLRENLLFAKADATERDLMEAVQLSNLSEVVAKLPQGLDSSLGENGNVLSGGEKQRVAIARCFLKNAELLILDEATSNLDEKNQQAIQESMERLVRGKTTLIIAHRLSTIKNADCCHILKNGEIIAEGTYEELLNSCPEFKNMAESQQGGLYETK, from the coding sequence ATGTTAATTAACATAATTTTGTTGCGGCTGGTTTGGCGGATAAAAAAAGAAATGTTTCTTTTGTCGATTTTGACTTTTTTATTCGGAATAGCTTCTATTTGTCAGGCATTTATGATTTCAAAAATGATTAACGGTATTATTTTAAAAACAACGGATGTTCGGTATTATGCCGTATTTTTTTTCTTTACCCTTGTTTCGCAAATTTTATTAAAGTATTCCATTAATTATTTTACGGTCAAAACGGAATCGAATATTAAAGAAAATTTAAGAGGCCGCGCCTATGACCATTTGTATTCTTTGGGTTTACAACATTTGAATGAAGAAAGAACCGGGAAATTAAATTTGATTTTTTTGGACCGCATCGAGGCTTTAGCTTATTATTATTCCATTTATATTCCGAATTTACTTAATGTATTTTTTGTTTCGATAGGCTGTACGGTTTACATCGCCTATTTTAATTTTTCGGTTGCCGTAATTGCTCTGTTGGGAATTTTGGGAGTACTTTTCGTCCCCTCACTTACATATAAATACTTATGGAGTACGGGTGTAGATGTATGGAAAGAATATGAACAATTCAGCGCCGAGTTTTTGGATAATATTCAAGGAATGGAAACTTTAAAAAACTTAAAAGCTTGTGAAATCAGAAAACAACGCATGAAAGATATTTCAAAAAAAATTCATAAAAAAACAATGAATAACATGAAAATTACCACCGTTGAAAATTTTTTGTTTGAAATGTCGGCAAATTTGGGTTCCATCATTTCCATTGCATACTCCGCTTACTTATCATTAAAAGGCGTTTTAAACATACAGGATGTTGTCGTTATTTTATTTTTAATTCGCAGCTGTTTTTCTCCCGTTTACGCTTTGATGAATGCATGGCACTTGGGATATCACGGTTTAACCGCTTCAGCGGCTCTTCAATCTTTTTTTGAAGAAAAAAAATCACATTGGAGAACCGCTTTTACGGCTCATCAAAAAGAATGTTTAAAGGTTAAAAATCTGTCCTTTTCATATTATGAAGGACAATCGATATTGAAAAATATTGAATTGGAAGTGGAAGCAGGAAAAATTCATGCCTTAATAGGAAAATCAGGAGACGGAAAATCCACGCTCGCCTCCGTCATTGCAGGATTGTATCCTTACACGGAAGGGAGTGTCGAATTTTTAGGTGTAGGTTTGTCCGAAAGCACAGTGGATATGTGGCGTGATAAAATCGGTGCCGTTTGGCAACATCCGTATATTTTTCACGGAACTCTTCGAGAAAATTTATTGTTCGCAAAAGCCGATGCGACGGAACGGGATTTAATGGAAGCCGTTCAATTATCCAATCTTTCGGAAGTTGTTGCCAAGCTCCCACAAGGATTGGACAGTTCTTTAGGCGAGAATGGAAATGTACTTTCCGGCGGAGAGAAACAGCGCGTTGCAATTGCCCGCTGTTTTTTAAAAAATGCGGAGTTGTTGATTTTAGATGAAGCCACTTCCAACTTAGATGAAAAAAATCAGCAAGCAATTCAGGAAAGCATGGAACGCTTGGTTCGAGGGAAGACGACACTTATTATTGCCCACAGATTAAGTACAATAAAAAATGCGGATTGTTGTCATATATTAAAAAACGGAGAGATTATCGCCGAGGGAACGTATGAGGAATTGCTCAACTCATGTCCTGAGTTTAAAAATATGGCGGAGAGTCAGCAAGGAGGACTTTATGAAACAAAATAG
- a CDS encoding ABC transporter ATP-binding protein, which produces MERIRVSNLNYELNNRRILNSVNISISEGQFVGIIGPNGSGKTSLLKHIYRVLPVVNKTVFINGKDINRMSIQETARFMTVMKQENELAFDYTNLEMVLMGRAPHKKIYEGNNREDMDLAVDALKYVGMEKVKNRLFSTLSGGEKQRILMARSLVQDTEVFILDEPTNHLDVYYQWHLMKLIKNLGKTVLAVFHDLSIALEYCDYLYVLNEGQVVKKGFFNQVMDSELLHEIFHVDGDIIKTNNGKYRVLIHGSI; this is translated from the coding sequence ATGGAGAGAATACGCGTCTCAAATTTGAATTATGAATTGAACAATCGCCGGATTTTAAATTCCGTCAATATAAGCATATCCGAGGGACAGTTTGTAGGTATCATAGGACCTAACGGGAGCGGAAAAACTTCTTTGTTAAAGCATATATATCGAGTACTGCCTGTAGTAAATAAGACCGTTTTCATTAACGGAAAAGATATTAACAGAATGAGCATTCAAGAAACTGCGCGATTTATGACTGTCATGAAACAGGAAAATGAATTGGCATTTGATTACACCAATTTGGAAATGGTGCTGATGGGACGAGCTCCGCATAAGAAAATATATGAAGGAAATAACCGAGAGGATATGGATTTGGCGGTTGACGCATTAAAATATGTCGGAATGGAGAAGGTGAAAAATCGATTGTTTTCGACACTCTCAGGCGGGGAAAAGCAGAGGATTTTGATGGCAAGGTCGCTGGTTCAGGATACGGAAGTCTTTATTTTGGACGAACCTACCAATCATTTAGATGTATATTATCAATGGCATTTGATGAAGTTGATTAAAAACCTTGGAAAGACGGTTTTGGCTGTTTTTCATGACTTGAGCATTGCTTTGGAATACTGCGACTATCTTTATGTTTTAAATGAAGGACAGGTGGTGAAAAAAGGCTTTTTTAATCAGGTAATGGATTCCGAGCTCTTACACGAAATTTTTCATGTTGACGGAGACATTATAAAAACAAATAACGGAAAGTATCGGGTGCTGATTCACGGCTCCATTTAA
- a CDS encoding ABC transporter ATP-binding protein, which produces MKQNRLHTFLNLIRYLKRIRKYMVLNCVICCIYEVLPIINVFLVSFVVGNIFRGAETNYPLIFMLLIFFTVLHSIFGYLNMWTEHDIAYRLLYEMRYEMYCRLEKALPSFSNPMMSSEITSIASNDMNLIEWFYAHTVNIYVACILMFLSLEIFFFYIHYWIAVNSFLWIVLYLLCPFLFNRKSQEDGKNIRESYGKLSNAVIDGIQGLREIMSFNLLKQYKTNLFRTVRTYDETKRKDAQRRSHEWVYVMSIMALMNITMLLIANKLYRSESLDVKWIPVILAMSGSLFVVFSKFISMSTQFSSVFAAASRVFHLLNLPIQVEDCGKEKFDGKIETVQFENVVYSYPGSSDNQIKKMNFTLEKNKKIALSGESGAGKSTIVHLLQRYADPIEGRILVNGRDIREFTLDSWRSAVAVVTQETYLFKGTVAENIRMGNPEATMGEVISAAKIAQAHDFIMEMPSGYDSEVGERALKLSGGQKQRISIARAILKGASFIIFDEAQSALDSENEEKLNLAIKNSFHNKLLLFIAHRVSSVRSSDRVLFIDDGKVISFDTFDELKKNNSLFREKVLGGKK; this is translated from the coding sequence ATGAAACAAAATAGATTGCACACATTTTTAAATCTGATAAGATATCTTAAAAGAATTCGAAAATATATGGTCCTAAATTGTGTGATATGCTGCATTTATGAAGTTTTGCCTATTATCAACGTTTTTTTGGTTTCTTTTGTTGTCGGAAATATTTTTCGCGGAGCGGAAACGAATTATCCTTTGATATTTATGCTGCTGATTTTTTTTACGGTGCTGCACAGTATTTTCGGATATTTGAATATGTGGACGGAACATGATATTGCTTATCGCCTGCTTTACGAAATGAGGTATGAAATGTATTGCCGTTTGGAAAAAGCGCTTCCGTCGTTTTCCAACCCGATGATGAGCTCGGAAATCACAAGTATCGCTTCAAATGATATGAATTTGATAGAATGGTTTTATGCCCATACCGTCAATATTTATGTGGCGTGTATTCTTATGTTTCTTTCATTGGAAATATTCTTTTTTTATATTCATTATTGGATTGCCGTCAATTCATTCTTATGGATTGTTTTGTATTTACTCTGTCCGTTTTTATTTAACCGAAAATCACAGGAAGACGGAAAAAATATTCGTGAATCTTACGGTAAGTTGTCCAATGCGGTAATTGACGGAATACAGGGACTGCGGGAAATTATGAGCTTTAATTTATTAAAACAGTACAAAACAAATCTTTTCCGAACCGTTCGTACCTATGATGAAACAAAACGGAAAGATGCTCAAAGAAGGTCTCATGAATGGGTTTATGTAATGTCGATTATGGCATTGATGAATATCACCATGTTACTGATTGCAAATAAACTTTACCGCAGTGAATCTTTAGATGTTAAATGGATTCCCGTGATATTGGCGATGTCGGGAAGTCTTTTTGTTGTTTTTTCCAAATTTATTTCCATGTCAACTCAGTTTTCGAGTGTATTTGCCGCCGCAAGTAGAGTTTTTCATCTGTTAAATTTACCTATTCAAGTCGAAGACTGCGGCAAAGAAAAATTTGACGGAAAAATTGAAACCGTTCAATTTGAAAATGTTGTGTACTCTTATCCCGGCTCTTCCGACAATCAAATTAAAAAGATGAATTTTACTTTGGAGAAAAATAAAAAAATAGCTTTATCGGGAGAATCCGGAGCCGGAAAATCGACTATAGTTCATTTGCTTCAGCGATATGCGGACCCTATTGAAGGAAGAATTTTGGTGAACGGAAGAGACATTCGGGAGTTTACTTTGGATTCATGGAGAAGCGCCGTTGCCGTTGTAACACAGGAAACCTATCTGTTTAAAGGGACTGTTGCTGAAAATATTCGTATGGGTAACCCGGAGGCGACTATGGGGGAAGTTATTTCCGCGGCTAAAATAGCCCAAGCACATGATTTTATTATGGAAATGCCGAGCGGATATGATTCTGAGGTCGGAGAGAGAGCATTAAAACTTTCAGGCGGTCAAAAGCAGCGAATTTCCATTGCAAGAGCCATTTTAAAAGGAGCTTCTTTTATTATTTTTGACGAAGCACAGTCCGCATTGGACTCCGAAAATGAAGAAAAGCTGAACTTGGCAATTAAAAATTCCTTTCATAATAAATTGTTACTTTTTATAGCGCATAGAGTATCATCCGTCCGTTCCTCCGACCGAGTTCTGTTCATAGATGACGGAAAAGTAATTTCTTTCGATACTTTTGATGAATTGAAAAAGAATAATTCACTTTTCCGAGAAAAAGTTCTTGGAGGAAAGAAATAA
- a CDS encoding PTS transporter subunit IIC, which produces MNRKLQAFLSKKNIDISARIYFIDAMGAMAMGLFSSLLVGTILNSIGLYFNIKFLTETVWPVCRDMTGAAIGIAIAHALKAHTFVLFSASIVGFAGNKFGGPVGAFLAVIISTELGKAVSRETKIDLIVTPAITILSGVAVSVLAGPGVSAFMNRIGILIVNATELQPFFMGISVSVLVGIILTLPISSAAICMMLSLSGIAGGAATAGCASQMIGFAVMSLRDNGIGGSFAIGIGTSMLQMPNIIKNPRIWIPPTLTAAVLGPAATMLFKLENIPLGSGMGTCGFVGQIGTITAMADKGKTGFTIYLSILLLHFIAPAVLTAIFTAILRKLNWIKDGDLKLNL; this is translated from the coding sequence ATGAATCGAAAACTTCAAGCCTTTTTATCAAAAAAAAATATAGATATTTCCGCACGTATCTATTTTATAGATGCTATGGGTGCTATGGCTATGGGCCTCTTTTCTTCGCTCCTTGTCGGAACAATTTTAAACAGTATAGGTTTATACTTTAATATTAAATTTTTAACCGAAACGGTATGGCCTGTTTGCAGAGATATGACGGGAGCTGCAATAGGTATTGCGATAGCCCATGCTTTAAAGGCTCATACCTTTGTTCTTTTTTCCGCCTCAATTGTGGGCTTCGCCGGAAACAAATTCGGCGGTCCCGTGGGAGCCTTCCTTGCAGTAATTATAAGCACGGAATTGGGAAAGGCCGTATCCCGCGAAACGAAAATAGATTTAATAGTAACTCCCGCAATTACAATTCTTTCCGGAGTTGCCGTTTCGGTACTTGCAGGCCCCGGAGTGTCGGCATTTATGAACCGGATAGGAATCTTAATTGTAAATGCAACGGAATTACAGCCCTTTTTTATGGGGATTTCGGTTTCGGTTTTAGTCGGAATTATTTTAACGCTTCCTATAAGCAGCGCGGCAATCTGTATGATGTTATCTCTTTCCGGGATTGCAGGCGGAGCTGCAACGGCGGGCTGCGCCTCCCAAATGATAGGTTTTGCCGTAATGAGTCTCCGCGATAACGGGATAGGAGGCTCTTTTGCAATAGGAATAGGAACAAGTATGCTCCAAATGCCTAATATTATAAAAAACCCGCGAATTTGGATTCCTCCGACGCTGACCGCCGCAGTCTTAGGCCCCGCCGCGACAATGCTTTTTAAACTCGAAAATATTCCGTTGGGTTCGGGTATGGGAACTTGCGGATTCGTAGGACAAATAGGAACTATTACCGCAATGGCGGATAAAGGAAAAACGGGGTTTACAATTTATCTTTCGATTTTACTTTTGCATTTTATAGCCCCCGCCGTTTTAACCGCAATTTTTACCGCAATTTTACGCAAATTGAATTGGATTAAAGACGGCGATTTAAAATTAAACTTATAA